Sequence from the Symbiopectobacterium purcellii genome:
GCAGGTGTTCAGACGAGAGGGGTATTGCCGATTCGTACCGCCGAGCGTGGTGGTGTTTATGAGGCGCTGAACACCCAGTTAAACCGGGTGTTCAGTCGCTGCATTTATGCGGGTTCGCGTTGGCTTATCAGCAGTGCTAAATCGACAAGGCGGTTTGAAAATCCCCATTCGTTGTCGTACCAGGCGAGGATTTTGACCATATTACCGCCGATAACCAGCGTCGAGAGTCCGTCAATAATGGACGAACGCGGATCGCCCTGATAATCGCTCGAGACCAACGGTTCGTCGCTATAGCCGAGAATACCTTGCAATGGGCCGGAAGCCGCTGCTTCACGAAACGCATTGTTGACGTCCTCTATGCTTACCTCGCGCTCAAGGGTTACCGTGAGATCGACAATTGATACCACAGGAACCGGTACGCGCAGGGAATAGCCGGTCAATCGCCCCTCCAGTTCAGGGATTACTTTCCCTAGCGCTTTGGCGGCGCCACTGGAGTAGGGCACAATCGATAACGCGGCGGCGCGCGCACCGCGTAGGTCTTTTTCCGGCTGATCGTGCAATGCCTGGCTGTTGGTGTAGGCGTGAGTGGTATTCATCAGGCCATGTTTAATACCAAAATGCTGGTGCAAAACCTGTGCCGCCGGAGCCAGTCCGTTGGTGGTGCAACTCCCATTGCTGACGACATAGTGCTTTTGTGGATCGTATAACTCATGGTTCACGCCCATAACCACCGTCAAATCGTCATTCTTGCCCGGCGCAGAGATGATGACGCGCTTGGCTCCACCGCTCTCAATATGCACTGCCGCTTTTTCGCGTTCGGTGAAAAAACCCGTCGCTTCAATCACGATGTCCACCTCAGCATCACGCCAGGGAATACGCGCAGGATCGCGCTCGCTGAACACGGTGATAGGGTTGCCATTCACGCGGAGTTGCCCGTGGGTTGCCTCAACAGGGGCCGAGAGTGTGCCCAGCAGAGAGTCATATTTCAGCAGGTGGGCCAGCGTTTTGCTGTCCGTCAAATCGTTGATTGCCACAATTTGTATGTCGGGGTTGCCCAACGCAGCACGCAGGACGTTGCGACCGATTCTGCCGAAACCATTGATACCGACCTTGACCATGATGAACTCCTTAGTGGTTGTCTCTGGAGTGACTGTAGGCCATGGGGCTGTTGGCGTAAATGACAAAAAAGGATCACATTACGCCATTTTTCGACAGTGGAAGCGCTGGCGATATTCTCCGGGGGTTAATTGCAGCTGTTTTTCAAAAATACGACGCAGGTTAATGCTGCTGCCAAACCCTGTATTGGCGGCAATGCGCTCCAGCGTATCGGTAGTTTGTTCCAGATGTTGTCGTGCTGCGGCAAGGCGCGCTTCTGACACATAGCGCGCTGGGGAAACGCCGGTTTCACGGGTAAATACGCGGGTAAAATTACGCGGACTCATGGCGACTTTTTCAGCCAACACATCGACGCAGAGATCGGCAGTGATGTTGTCGAGTATCCATGTTTGCAAATCACCGATCGGACCTGCATTGCTGGTTTGGTGCAAGTTGTAACGGCTAAACTGTAATTGACTGCCCGGACGATGCAGATACATCACCAAATCCTGCGCGACATCACGGGCAAGACTGAAGCCGTAATCCTCCTCAACCAGCGCCAGTGTCAGATCAAACCCAGAGCTGACACCGCCAGAGGTCCAGATAGGACCATCCTGTATATACAGGGGGCCGGCTTCGACCTTTACCTTAGGGAAGGTTGCCTGCATAGCTTCCAGCAGTTTCCAGTGTGTGGTCGCTCGTCTTCCATTGAGCAAGCCGCTCTGAGCGAGCAACATCGCACCGCCACAAATAGAAGCAATGCGGTGCGCATGTGGCGCGGCAAGGCGCAGCCAATCCACTACGGCAGTGCCTTCCTGCTCATTTTGACCTCGGCCCGTGATCAGTATGGTGTCGAGCGGCTCACGGGGATCTATCTCATGCAAACGGTGATCCGCCAGCAGATTCAGCCCGGATTGACCGTGGATCACCTGATGCGGCTGTGTGGTGGCAATATTGATGTGATAACGAGGTGTCGCCAACCCGTCAGTATGCAGTTGGTTTGCTTGCATCAGGATGTCGGCAATACCGGCAGACTCAAACAGCATGCCGCCATCAGGAACGATAATCAGGATCTTCTTCATGTCCGAAAAATATACTTTTTGCAAAATAAGTCAACAGCGCAATACCCTTTGCTTCATTCAGACATGACCCCGAATTGCATGATGCAACGCGTGCGATAACGCTAACAGGTCGGCAAGGCCATCATATGATAGTTATTGCCATTGAAACTAAAAAAGCCGACATCCTCAAACTGGTTCCTTGAGTGGAATGCATAAGATCGTGGGTTCAGCACATTCACAAAAGTGACTACAACAGGGTAACGTGTAGCAAAAATCTGTTGTTGATGGGCTAACAGTAATTCACCGATCCCTCGGCCCCGGTACGCTTCGGCAATACAAATCGGGCCGTATTGATAAGAATGTGCCGGATCAAGTTTATGATCGTTAAAGGTATACGCATTGAGAATGCTGGCCATATAGTCAAACATTGGCCAGGGTTGGAGGAATGCCCAGGATGCCCCGAGAAGCAACCCCACCACGCGGTTGTTCCCCTCATCAACAGCAACGGTGACACCGTTTTCAGCGAGGCGCAGCGTGTCGAGTTGCTCAACCGTCATGTCCGTCGTCACGAAGCCATTATCGCGTTGATCGGCAATGAGATTTTTTGCATGATAGCGTTCAAGCAGCGCTTTCACGTGTTGAATATCAGCCAATCCCGCCGATCTAACGGTGATACTCCCTTGACGCATCTCCATATGTGTTTCTCCGAAATAAACGAGCGGTTCTTATTCTACGCCTTCTCGTGCTGAGGATGTGACACGCGCTTTATCCGCGCTGACGTGTAGCTGCAATAGTGAACAGGTTTACCCCTTGACGCGATGAACCTGCTTGTTCATTAACGTATTACGCTGACATTTTCCAGTTTCACCTGACTTTCAGGCTTATCACCCAGCTGCTGGGTAACCGGCACAAATACATTGAGATCTTTCAGCCAGGCGGCCTTGCTATTGCTTTTTGGCTGACCTTTGTCGGTTTGCTGACACTCAACTAAAAGATATTTCCCCGTAAACTCAGGCGCAAGGCGACTCGCCTCTCCTTCTACTGTGGCCTCACAACGCAGCGCCCCTGAAATCGGTACTTTTTTGTCGGAATCAATACTGTTCCATTGCGCCTTATAATGTTGACCCGCTACCAGCGGGAAACGCAAATCAGTCTGCAACTGGTCAAGCAGTGTCGTTTCACTGCTGATGGACATGACAAACTTCAGTTGTAGTTGATTCGCCAGCGTTAAGCGTTGCACCTTCCAAATACCATAATCTTCCAGTTTGCGCACATAGCCATCGGGTTGCGCCTCTAATTGCACATTGACCTTACCGAGTGCGCTCACCTCTGTATAACGAAGCTGTTTAAAACGCGGCATTGCCCATGACTTAATCAGTGACTGCGTTTGCTGTTCAATGGCGGCTGACAGTGGGAACTTCGCCAACCACTGTGGATCGTTATTGCTCAGCTCGGGCAAGGATGGGCCCATTAGCGTTGATGCTGGCTTCTGGGTAGCAGGCACAAAATGCCCTTGGGCTTTGAAGGTTTGTCCTGCTGGTAACTGGCACATCTGGTCAAACCGTTCAGACATTTTCTTATCGATTTCAAAGTCTTTCTTACGGCGTACAATATCAGCAGTGATAAGTGAGTCGGTAACGCGCCCCTCGCTATCGATATTCATTGCAGCAACCGCGCCACCCTGATGGGTGATGCAATTATAAAAAAAGTGCTCAATTTTTAATCCATATGGCGCATCGTAAGGCGGTTCCCAGAGGATATCCGCCGAGTCAAATCCCAGACGTACCGAGAGGATGTCGTCTGAGCGTTTAATGCTATTGATATCGACAAGGTCAGTAAACATGCCCGAAGCGGTGGTTGATAATTTTTCCCACAGCATGTCTTTTATCGGGTGCTGACATGTGATGCGGATATCCTCAGCCGTTATCTGCTTATCATCCTGAGCAGGTGCATAGCGCAGGTAGCTGTTACCGTAATAGCGAGCTCTAGTCAGGCCTTCTTGATTCAATAAATCCTTGTAAAGCAGTTCTGCTTTTCCCTGCTTGCAATCAACCGATCGCCATTGCTGAACGGTTTTACCGTCACTGAATTTTAATGAAACCATGTAATTCACACGATCGTTAATTTTGACGACAGACAAAGGATTAATGCCGCCACTCTCCACTGTGGGTATATCCGCCGCCGACGCCAAAGGGATCGGCAACAGAGACAGAAAAAGAAGAGGGCGTATTAACGCGCGAATGCAGTACATATAGGTTCCTTCACAGAGTCATTAATGCACAAAGGTATCGGCATTATGTCGAAGATTTTTAATTTGATTTTAACGAGATACGCCACCACGTGGCATGTCGCGCGGCTCATTTTTGGCTGCGTAGCGGTGAGATGACGTGAGATGACATAAAAAAGCCACGCAACGGTGTGTATATTAGGGGGCGACGCTGTGGACGCAGGACAAATTGCGTGCCGATCTCGCGCTTACACCGGATAACGTCATGATACGCTACCGTGCCGCTTTCGCATTGGGCGATGGCATGTGGTGGGACAAGGCGAATACCTTTAATGCGCGGCACAATATTGAAACGGTCGATGTGGTGACTATCTGCCAGATGTGCTGGCGGGCTGATCCGCTTATTTCCCTTTCTCCAGGCCAGTGCTTACCGTTCGCGGTGTCTGGACCAAAGGATGAGCGAAGTGGGTGCAATGACCCGTTCTGTTAATCGTGAAGTCGCTAGCCTACCGATCACCATACGGGTCATAGCAATACTCGGCAACCCTCTGTGCATGCGCGACAAGCAGGTGGCTTGAGGCGTAATCCAGGCCAGTGCTACGCCAGGCAAATGGGAGCCGCGGAATGTCAGTTAGATCCAAACATCATTCTGTGCCGTCCGTTCTCCCGTTTCGCCTCCTGTGTTGAGCACGCCACGCGGTTCTATCAGCATCAGTTTCACTTCAGACTCGGCATAGGGTTTGTGCTCAACCCCTCTGGGAACAACAAACAACTCGCCTTGCTGAAGCAGAACGTTGCCATCGCGGAAGTCGATGCGCAATTCGCCATCGAGTACCAGGAAGGCTTCGTCAGTATCAGCATGAACGTGCCAGATGAAATCGCCTTTCAGGCGAACGATCTTGAATTGGTAGTCGTTCATTTCTGCTACGACTTTGGGTGTCCACTGCTCACTGAAAAGGGTGAACTTTTGTGCGACGTTGATGGCGGTATAACGGCCGGTACTCATGCTGGAATCCTTATTGAAGATTTGAAGCCAGCATGGTAGAGAAAGCGCGTTAAGGGGTCTTGTACGATTGTGCAGGTTATGGTTTCGCGCTATTTAGGACGCTTTAATACGTTTCAACCATCGTCCCGGCGAAACGCCATAGGCAGACGTGAAGTGGCGTGCCATGTGGCTTTGATCAAAGAAACCTGCCATTACTGCCGTCTCGGCGATGGACTGACCCGATAGCATCAATCGACGGGCGTAATCCAGGCGGCGCATACTCAGGTAGCGATAGGGGCTGGTACCGTAGAGTGCCCGGAAATCCCGGCATAGCTGCCAATGATCCAATTCGCTGGCCTCGGCGAGCGCCTCTAGCGTGATGGTCTGCTCCAGCGTTTCATGGATGAAGGCCCGAGCGCGTTCCACTGCCACGAAATCAGGATGGCGTCGAATTCGGCGCTGCCCGGCAACCGTTTCCAGCGCATGGGCCAGATCGTACAGCGCATCATCCTCTTCTATCGGGTCAATGCTGCTGTTCATGTCCTGCAATAATGGGGCAATCGCCGCCTGAATTCGTGGGTCGCTGGACAAACCGCCCTCGATGAAAGGGAGTGGCTTGCCGCCAAGGATCTGTTGGATCAAGGCGGGCTCGATGTACGTCATCCGGTAATGAAATCCCGCTTCGGTTCCGGCTTCTCCATCATGGAGTTCATCGGGGTGAAGCACCAAAATGGTCCCGGGTAGGCTATGGCGCTGGGATTTGCGATAATGAAAACACTGAACACCCGCCAAGGTGCAGCCGATAGCATACGTGTCGTGTCGGTGTGGGGTATAGCCATGCCCACCGAAATAGGCTTCGATGCGTTCGATCTTTCCCGGTTGGGTGGCGTGATGAACCCAATCGTAAGGTGTTGTTGTTTTAACCATATTCACCCGCGTAGAAACGTGACCTGACAATCCCTCGGTTCACAAGCTATCCATCCTACTTCTCCATCGATGATGATGGATAGAGAAATTTACACATCACCGGCTGCTCGGCGTGGGAGATTGAGCGGCAACGTGAGCCAGTTGCTGGTAGCGCTTTCACTGCGACTGAATAACCGCCATCAATTGCTTGACCCATGATTTCGCTATCTCTGGTTCGGTGACGTTGGCAAATCCCATCAGCAGGCCGCCGTGCAGTGTGTTACACACTTGCCAGTGCGTGAGTGCCTGGATGGCGAGGCCGTTGCTTTGGGCCGCTGCCGCCAGAGACGTGTCACTCTGGCGGCCGGTCAGCTTTGCCAATACATGAATACCACCGGCTTGGGGCTGAATATCAATGCGTGAACCCAGTGTGTCTAACAGCGCATCGACCAGATAACCACGCCTCACGGCATACAGCGAACGCATCTTGCGCAGGTGGCGTGCGAAGTGACCTTGTTCCATAAAGTCGGCAACCGTTGCTTGGTTTAGCGTCGCGCCAGGGCCGCAAAGGTGATTCGCCATGTCCCTGAACCGCTCAACGTGCGACGCAGGGACAACCAGATAGGCAAGACGCAAGCCAGGGAACAGCACCTTGCTGAAGGTGCCGGTGTACAGCACGCGCTCGTCTCGATCCAGGCTTTTAAGCGGTGGCAATGGTCTTCCGTGATAGCGAAACTCGCTATCGTAGTCATCCTCAATGATCCACGCGTTGCGGCGCCGGGCCCACTCGAGCAGTTGTAACCGTCTCGGAAGTGACAGCGCTACGCCCATCGGACTCTGGTGTGTCGGTGTCACGATGGCAAAGCGTGCATCGGGATAACGCTGTTGTCCGATATCGACATTCAAACCCTCTTCATCGACGGGCACAGGCGTAAGACGCATACCTGCATGTGTTAAACACTGTCGTGCATAGCGGTAGCCAGGGTCTTCAAACCATCCAACATCACCAGAGCGCAGTAATGTGCGGCACACCAATTCCAGTGCGCCACGGTAGCCAACCGTGACAAACACCTGTTCGTGTGAGCAGGTGATGCCGCGCGAAATGGCGAGATAGGTCGCAATAGCGCGGCGCAGCGGTTCGTATCCCAATGGATCGGGATAGCTCATCGTGACCGCATCCAGCGTACGGAGATGGTGACTGGCCAAGCGGGCCCAGGTCTTGCGGGGGAAAGCATCCAGTGCAGGTAAACCAAGCTGGAAGGGAAGCGGCGCAGCGGTTGACGGTGTTCTTGGTGCCGAGTGTGTCTTTGCGGACGTTGTCGTGGTGCCGAGTACTGAACCGCCGAGGTTTTCCAGGTGGGGCGAGACGATCGTGCCAGCGGGCCCACGCGCCAAGAAATACCCCTCGCTGGTCAACATCTGGTAGGCCAACTCAACCGTGCCTCGGGCCACGTTCAGTTCACTGGCAAGGCTGCGCACGGAGGGCACGCGATCACCGGGACGCAGTTTTCCCGCCGCGATCACATCTCGGTAGCGACGATACAACTGCAAATAAATCGGTGCATCGCGATCGCGGCGTGGTTTCAACTGCTGAACATCCATTTTCTATGTCCTATTCATTTAATTGAATCTTGCACCTTTTAGATGGGGCATCATTTTCCTAAAGTGGCGGCCTTAAAACAAGGAAATCGACATGAGCACTTTTCGATTGAGCATTATTGCTAGCGACCATGACTACGTGGCCTGTTTTGCGGTCATGCGCGCGTTACGGCCCCACCTGACCGATGCTGCTGCATTTGCCGTCCAGGCCCGGCGCCAAGCAGAGCAAGGCTACCGCTTACTTGCTGCGTGGCAGGGCGATCAGGTCGCAGGGTTGGCAGGCTATCGTGTACAAGAAAATCTGCTGTACGGACGCTTTCTCTATATCGATGATTTGATCGCGATTTCCTGTGCCCGCAGACAGGGTTTAGGCGGCGTGCTGATCGGGGCGATGCAAGAGGAGGCGAGACGGCAAGGCTGCGGCCATCTGGTTCTCGATACCGCCTTGAGCAATGGATTGGCGCAACGCTTCTATTTCCGCCATGACCTATTGCCCAAAGGGCTGCATTTCAGCCAAGCGATATAGATGCTGCACTGCATAAATCAACGACTTTACCTGGAATATATTTCTATCGGAGATCTTTTATGAACACCCTTCGCTTGCCTTACCACACGCTTGCGCGTGAGGCTTACCACGGTTTCAGCCTCACCAAGAAAGCGTTGGACAACAGCCGTCTTGGAAAACAGCTCATTGAGTTGGTCTATCTGCGCGTTTCGCAGATCAACGGCTGTGCCTTTTGTCTGGAGATGCATGCAGCGGCTCTGCGTGCCGGTGGAATGCCGGATGTGAAGTTAGACAGTCTGGCTGGCTGGCTGGCGTGTTAGCGGCCAATTTAATGACCGCGAACGCGCCGCATTGGCATGGACTGAATCGCTCGTTGACGTGGCACACACGCATGCACCTGATGAGGACTTCGATCCACTTAAGATGCATTTTAGCGATGAGGAGATTGCCGATCTGAGTTTCGCCATCGCGTTGATGAGCGCTTTCAATCGTTTGGCGATCGGCATGCGTCAGTAGCTATACGCATTGGGTACAGGGGGGCGCGATAGGGGACTGGCGTTCACCCCCTCACGTTTCGTAGCAAATATTATAGGTATTACCCGTTCGTTCTATATGTGCAAATCCACGCTCGCCAAGGTGCATACCAGCAATAAGGAGTTTGTCCGAACTGACAATATCCAACAGTTTCGAGCGCGTGTCGGCTGCAAGTATCGGATCCTGGTCGAAGGCAATGGACACAGCGGGGTGGGGAATTTGAATGAGAGGAAAATGAACAATATCCACCCAAATCAGTAGACTACTATCTCTTGATTCAATCCGATAGCCAGAATGACCAGCAGTATGTCCCGGCAGAGGAACGGCACTAATTCCGGGAAGGATGTCGTTATTGGTAAATCTGCGCAGCCTTTTGCGATACTTATCGAACACCGTTTCGGCAAAGAGAAAGTTTCCCCGAGTCTGCGCACTGGCTCTGCTGAGGTTGCCAGCGTCCTGCCAGAAAGCCACTTCATTCTGATGGACGACTAACTCTGCATTGGGGAATGCTGCTTCCCCGAGCGAGTTAATCAACCCCCCGATATGATCAGGATGGGCATGGGTCAGAAGAATGGTGTCAATGTCGGAAGGCTGCACGCCTGTAAGTGCCAGATTCGCTTGCAGCGTGCCTCCCCACTGTTTAAATCCTCCTGCGCCAGCATCAATCAGGATCGTGTGGCCACGACCACGAATCAAGTAGCAATTAATGTGAATAGACGATGGGTCGTGAGCACCTGCGTTTTTCTGTAATTCGGATGCAGATATTGAATTTATATTTGAGAGTAAATCAAGGCTCGCAGAAAGGTATCCATCACTGATGGCTGTTATTGTGAAGTCGCCAATTTGATGACCTGGGAGTGTTATTTCATTCATAATTGTATTCTTGCCCGACTTACGTGCCTGGGTTCCTTGTATTGATGTTTAGTCATGATAGAACCCTAAAAACAGCTTATAAATCGAATTTTTGGTATGATTCAGTGACAAAAAATCATGCTTAGCCGCCATGCAGGCATAAACCAGGAACACTCATGCGTCGGAAGCTCCCTATCAACACTTCACTCATGGCATTCGAGACTGCGGCTCGTCATGGCAGTTTCGCGCGCGCGGCAGACGAATTGTCTCTCACTGAAGGCGCTATCAGCCGCCAGATCGGCCGTTTAGAAACATTCCTTGGCGTTAGGTTGTTCGAGCGAATCGGAAATCGGGTCAGGCTCCTCCCCAACGGGGAGCGCTACGCGGATCAAGTTCGTGAAGTGCTCGAACGCTTGGAGCGGGATAGTGTGTATCTGATGGGGCAGCCTCACGACAGCGCAAGTTTGGATATTGCCACCATCCCGACATTTGGGATGCGATGGCTTATTCCTCGCTTGGAACGATTCCAGCAGAAACACCCGAACATTACCGTGCACCTTGCCGAGCGGATGGAACCCTTCGTCCTGGCAGGAAGCGGATTCGATGCGGCCATCCATTTCGAACATGCCGCTTGGACGGGAATGCATACGCACCGCCTGTTGAGTGAGATCATGGTTCCGGTGTGTCGCCCAGACCTTGTAGAAAAAAACCGTGGGACAGTTACCCTGGACAGTTTACCGCGCCTACACCGACGACAGAATTCCGATGCATGGCAACGTTATGCCCAGGAGACAGCAATCCCGCTGACCAATCCCGCGAGGGGGGCGCGCTACGACCTGCATGCGATGTTGATCGAGGCTGCATTGGCAGGTCTCGGCGTTGCTCTAGTCCCGCGCCTTTACGTTGAAAAAGAACTGGCGCAAGGCCAGTTGGTTGCGCCTTGGCCAGATGGAAAAACCATTTCCAAAACGTTCTGCCTTATTCTTCCCGCGTCTATCGAATTGAGCAGTGAGCCACTACAGGCCTTTGCTCGATGGATCCTGGACGAAGCGGATCGTGGTTGAGTCGTGAGACTATGTGATTTATTCAGGTCGCATCCGCCGTCAGGCAATCGGTAAAGGTGGCAAGAAAGTCCGTTAACCATTCCGCCTGCACGCGTCCTCCCAGTCCAGGGCGATGCACCAGATAATAAGCCGCGCCGGTTTTCACCGTTTAGGTAAACGGCATCACCAGCCGCTGCCGACGGATATCTTCTGCCACCAACGTCACATCCGCCATCGCGATGCCAAAGCCTTGAATCGCCGCACTGATGGCTAAGTCCATGGTGTCGAACTGTTGATTGCGGCGCATGACCGGTTCGTTAATGCGATGTGTCTTTAGCCACAGTTTCCAATCACGTTGGTCATGGGTGGGATGCAACTGTGTCAGACGTGTCAGTTGGTCCGGCAACAATGTCGTTTGCCCGGCAAGCAACAGATGGGGGGCCATTACCGGCGATAGCACTTCGTCGAACAATTTACTGTAATAGTGACGCGGTGCGCCATCCGGTGCGAATACCACCGCGACATCAAAATCTTCATGACGAAAATCGATGCCGTGTTCTGTGGTGGTCGTTAGCGAGACATGGATATCCGGTCGTCGCTGTTCCAGCATCATCAAATGAGCCACTAACCAGCGCATGGCGCAGGTGGGGGCTTTCATGCGAATGGAACGTCCCTCCTTCACCCGGTTTGTGACCCGAAACAGTTGCTCAAAAACGTCGCGCACTTCCGGTAACAACTGACTGCCTTGCGACGTCAACCGTAAACCACGGGCATGACGTTGAAATAACGAGAAACCCAACCAGGCTTCCAGCGATGCGACCTGCCGACTGACTGCCCCTTGCGTGACGAAAAGTTCCTCCGCAGCTCGGGTGAAATTGAGGTGACGCGCCGTCACCACAAAAGCGTGCAATGCATTCAGCGGTGGGATGCGATTATTCATGGTCATGCACACGCTCCGTCAGACATCCATAAGAAAATCGATTACATAACTATGCAGATAAAGTCGCGCGGCGCTAAGCCTGATTTTTCAAGGGAAATGGCATCGACTTTCCCTGTTTAAGGTTACGTCTCAGCACTCGGCACATTATCGTATTGCTTCCATTGCTATAAATGGCGAACTCGAGCCATGCGTTTTTTCATGGCTATTATGACAACAATTCGATTGTAGTACTACCGGTAGAAACGTTTGATGCATGAATAGTTATTCATCAAAAACCAATAAACTTTAGCAGGCTAGGCTTCACTGGCGTACCGTTCGTATACAAGCTGGTCTGCTATGGCATTTAACGGAGACTCCATGCCGATTCAAACCCCGGTGCAGTTCAGTTCTAAATTACCGGATGTGGGCACGACGATTTTTACTGTTATCGGTCAGTTATCCAGCCAGTACCACGCCATCAACCTTTCTCAGGGAGCGCCCAGTTTTCCCTGTTCTCCCGAACTGATCGCCGGGGTAACGCGTGCCATGAGTTTGGGTCATAACCAGTACGCGTCGATGTCCGGACTGGTATCGCTCAAAGAAGTGGTCGCGGAGAAAGTCAAACGATTGTACGGCCAGCACTACGACGCCGGGCGGGAGGTAACCATTACCGCCAGCGCCAGCGAAGGGCTGTATTCGGCGATTTCCGCGCTAGTACATCCCAGTGATGAGGTGATTTATTTTGAGCCGTCATTTGATAGCTATGCACCCATCGTCCGGTTGCAAGGCGCAGCGCCCGTGGCGCTGAAACTCGCCGTACCGAGCTTTACCATCAATTGGGATGACGTGCAGGCTGCCATCACCCCGCGCACCCGCATGATCATTCTCAATTCGCCGCATAATCCGAGCGGCCAGGTGCTAGGCGCTGACGATTTGGCGCAATTGGC
This genomic interval carries:
- the gap gene encoding type I glyceraldehyde-3-phosphate dehydrogenase; translation: MVKVGINGFGRIGRNVLRAALGNPDIQIVAINDLTDSKTLAHLLKYDSLLGTLSAPVEATHGQLRVNGNPITVFSERDPARIPWRDAEVDIVIEATGFFTEREKAAVHIESGGAKRVIISAPGKNDDLTVVMGVNHELYDPQKHYVVSNGSCTTNGLAPAAQVLHQHFGIKHGLMNTTHAYTNSQALHDQPEKDLRGARAAALSIVPYSSGAAKALGKVIPELEGRLTGYSLRVPVPVVSIVDLTVTLEREVSIEDVNNAFREAAASGPLQGILGYSDEPLVSSDYQGDPRSSIIDGLSTLVIGGNMVKILAWYDNEWGFSNRLVDLALLISQREPA
- a CDS encoding GlxA family transcriptional regulator, with amino-acid sequence MKKILIIVPDGGMLFESAGIADILMQANQLHTDGLATPRYHINIATTQPHQVIHGQSGLNLLADHRLHEIDPREPLDTILITGRGQNEQEGTAVVDWLRLAAPHAHRIASICGGAMLLAQSGLLNGRRATTHWKLLEAMQATFPKVKVEAGPLYIQDGPIWTSGGVSSGFDLTLALVEEDYGFSLARDVAQDLVMYLHRPGSQLQFSRYNLHQTSNAGPIGDLQTWILDNITADLCVDVLAEKVAMSPRNFTRVFTRETGVSPARYVSEARLAAARQHLEQTTDTLERIAANTGFGSSINLRRIFEKQLQLTPGEYRQRFHCRKMA
- a CDS encoding GNAT family N-acetyltransferase; translated protein: MEMRQGSITVRSAGLADIQHVKALLERYHAKNLIADQRDNGFVTTDMTVEQLDTLRLAENGVTVAVDEGNNRVVGLLLGASWAFLQPWPMFDYMASILNAYTFNDHKLDPAHSYQYGPICIAEAYRGRGIGELLLAHQQQIFATRYPVVVTFVNVLNPRSYAFHSRNQFEDVGFFSFNGNNYHMMALPTC
- a CDS encoding cupin domain-containing protein, whose translation is MSTGRYTAINVAQKFTLFSEQWTPKVVAEMNDYQFKIVRLKGDFIWHVHADTDEAFLVLDGELRIDFRDGNVLLQQGELFVVPRGVEHKPYAESEVKLMLIEPRGVLNTGGETGERTAQNDVWI
- a CDS encoding AraC family transcriptional regulator, with protein sequence MVKTTTPYDWVHHATQPGKIERIEAYFGGHGYTPHRHDTYAIGCTLAGVQCFHYRKSQRHSLPGTILVLHPDELHDGEAGTEAGFHYRMTYIEPALIQQILGGKPLPFIEGGLSSDPRIQAAIAPLLQDMNSSIDPIEEDDALYDLAHALETVAGQRRIRRHPDFVAVERARAFIHETLEQTITLEALAEASELDHWQLCRDFRALYGTSPYRYLSMRRLDYARRLMLSGQSIAETAVMAGFFDQSHMARHFTSAYGVSPGRWLKRIKAS
- a CDS encoding PLP-dependent aminotransferase family protein produces the protein MDVQQLKPRRDRDAPIYLQLYRRYRDVIAAGKLRPGDRVPSVRSLASELNVARGTVELAYQMLTSEGYFLARGPAGTIVSPHLENLGGSVLGTTTTSAKTHSAPRTPSTAAPLPFQLGLPALDAFPRKTWARLASHHLRTLDAVTMSYPDPLGYEPLRRAIATYLAISRGITCSHEQVFVTVGYRGALELVCRTLLRSGDVGWFEDPGYRYARQCLTHAGMRLTPVPVDEEGLNVDIGQQRYPDARFAIVTPTHQSPMGVALSLPRRLQLLEWARRRNAWIIEDDYDSEFRYHGRPLPPLKSLDRDERVLYTGTFSKVLFPGLRLAYLVVPASHVERFRDMANHLCGPGATLNQATVADFMEQGHFARHLRKMRSLYAVRRGYLVDALLDTLGSRIDIQPQAGGIHVLAKLTGRQSDTSLAAAAQSNGLAIQALTHWQVCNTLHGGLLMGFANVTEPEIAKSWVKQLMAVIQSQ
- a CDS encoding GNAT family N-acetyltransferase, yielding MSTFRLSIIASDHDYVACFAVMRALRPHLTDAAAFAVQARRQAEQGYRLLAAWQGDQVAGLAGYRVQENLLYGRFLYIDDLIAISCARRQGLGGVLIGAMQEEARRQGCGHLVLDTALSNGLAQRFYFRHDLLPKGLHFSQAI
- a CDS encoding MBL fold metallo-hydrolase → MNEITLPGHQIGDFTITAISDGYLSASLDLLSNINSISASELQKNAGAHDPSSIHINCYLIRGRGHTILIDAGAGGFKQWGGTLQANLALTGVQPSDIDTILLTHAHPDHIGGLINSLGEAAFPNAELVVHQNEVAFWQDAGNLSRASAQTRGNFLFAETVFDKYRKRLRRFTNNDILPGISAVPLPGHTAGHSGYRIESRDSSLLIWVDIVHFPLIQIPHPAVSIAFDQDPILAADTRSKLLDIVSSDKLLIAGMHLGERGFAHIERTGNTYNICYET
- a CDS encoding LysR substrate-binding domain-containing protein encodes the protein MRRKLPINTSLMAFETAARHGSFARAADELSLTEGAISRQIGRLETFLGVRLFERIGNRVRLLPNGERYADQVREVLERLERDSVYLMGQPHDSASLDIATIPTFGMRWLIPRLERFQQKHPNITVHLAERMEPFVLAGSGFDAAIHFEHAAWTGMHTHRLLSEIMVPVCRPDLVEKNRGTVTLDSLPRLHRRQNSDAWQRYAQETAIPLTNPARGARYDLHAMLIEAALAGLGVALVPRLYVEKELAQGQLVAPWPDGKTISKTFCLILPASIELSSEPLQAFARWILDEADRG